The sequence GCGTTCGGGCACCGAGGATGAAAGGCGCATCCCTGAGGAGGCGCCAATGGTGAAGGCAGCTCACCCTGTATGGGCCGGTACTCGCGCCGCGCGGTGTCCAAGGTTGGTAACTCGCGCAGCAATGCCTGTGTATAGGGATGATTGGCCTGGCCGAAAATACGTTCCGTGCTGGCCAGCTCGACGATGCACCCCAGATACATGATGGCCACGCGATCCGAGATATAAGCCACCACGCCCAGATTGTGGCTGATGAACAGATAGGTGAGCCCCAGTTCGCGGCGCAACTGTTCGAACAGATTGATCACTTGAGCCTGAATGGAGACATCCAGTGCCGCGACGGCCTCGTCGCAGACAATGATCGTCGGCTGCAAGGCGAGTGCACGCGCGATCCCGATCCGCTGACGCTGCCCACCGGAGAACTGATGCGGATAACGCTGTGCATAAGTCGGATCCAGCCCAACCTGGCGCATCAACCCGGCCACATACGCATCGCGCTCGGCGCGCCGGACAAGGCCATGGGCCACCGGCGCTTCGCCGATGATATCGGTCACGCGCATACGCGGATTAAGCGAAGCGTAGGGATCCTGGAAGATCATCTGTACGGCCAGCTCATAACGGCGACGTGAAGGCGCGTTCAGCCGCGCGACGTCTTCTCCCCGGTATCGGATGCTTCCCGCCGTCGGCGGCAAAATACCCGCCACCATGCGGCCCAGCGTGGATTTTCCACAGCCAGACTCTCCGACGATGCCGATGACCTCTCCCGCGCCCACATCGAGATCCACGCCGGCGACCGCCTGCACGACCTGATTCTTCAAGCCGGCGCCAAAACAATTGGCGATACGGCCGGCAAGATCCACCTTGCGTTCAAAACGCATCTCCAGACCCTGCAACGACAACAAGGGACTATCCACAGACTTGTCCATCATGCCGGCCCCGCATGCCAGCACCGCACCTCATGCCCAGGCTGCAACGACTGTAATTGCGGTTCGCGCAGACAGGCCTCGGTGGCCCGGGGACAGCGCTGGCGAAACGCACACCCTTCGGGCAGATTGAGTAAAGACGGCGTCATGCCCGGTATCTGTGCCAAAGGCTGGCCGCGCAAGCGCGCGCTCGGAATACTGGCCATCAAACCCTGGGTATAAGGGTGCAGCGCATGCTCGATGACGTCTTCGGTGGAACCTGTCTCGACGATGCGCCCCGCATACATGACCGCGATGCGGTCTGCCAGGCCCGCCACGACGGCCAGATCATGGGTGATCCAGATCAGTGCCGTACCAGTCTCGCGGCACAAGCGTCTGACCTCGTACAGGATCTGCGCCTGAATAGTCACATCCAGCGCCGTGGTGGGCTCATCGGCAATGATCACTCGCGGCGAATTCAACAGCGCGATGGCAATGGCAACGCGTTGACGCATGCCACCGGAGAGCTCATGTGGATAGGTCCGCAACCGTTCGCGAGGAGAAGGAATTCCCACCATGGTCAGGACCTCCAGCGCCCGCGCCATGGCCTTCGAACGGCTGACATCGTGGTGCGCCTGCACAGCCTCGACCATCTGGGTATCCACCCGCAACACGGGGTTGAGCGTCATCATCGGGTCCTGGAAAATCATGGCCATCTCAGAACCTCGAAGGGCACGCCAACGCCTGGCGTCGGCCTGGCGCAAATCCTCACCCTCCAGCCGTATGGCGCCCTCGACCACTCGACCCGGCTCGTCGAGCAAGCCCATCAACGAAAAGCCCGTGATGCTCTTGCCCGAACCCGACTCTCCAACCAGCCCCAGTATCTCGCCTTGTTGCAGATGCAGATCCACGCCGTCGACAGCCTTGACCACTCCGGCACGCGTGAAAAATTGCGTCTTCAGATTCTCTACTTCCAGTACAGGCGCGGTATGCATGAGGCTCGTCTCTAAGTCTGATTGCGCGGGTTGAGCACATCGCGCAGATGATCGCCGACCAAGTTGATCGCGATGATCAGCAACGCCAGAGCAATACCGGGGAAAAACGAAATCCAATAAGTCCCCGACAACAGGTATTCGAATCCGTTGGCGATCAACATGCCCAGCGAAGGCTCTGTGACCGGCACGCCCACCCCGAGAAAAGACAACGTGGCCTCCAAGGCAATGGCATGCGCCAGATCGATGGTCGCGATGACAATCAGGGGCGGCATGCAGTTGGGCAGCACATGGCGAAACAGCACTCGTGTCCAGCTCAGCGACATGCAGCGCGCCGCTTCTACATATTCTTTGCCACGCTCGACCAGTGCCGCGCCGCGCGCCGCACGTGCGAAGTACGCCCATTGCACGACGACCAGTGCGATGATGACCTTATCCACACCTTTTCCCAGGATCGCCAGCAGAATCAACGCCACGAGAATGGCCGGAAAAGACAACTGGATATCCACAAGGCGCATGAGCAAGGCATCGATGCGTCCGCCAAAATACGCGGCGACCAAACCGACTGCCGCGCCAATCACAAACGCCGCGGCCACCGACACCGCACCGACCAGCAGGCTGGTCCGCATGCCATACACGATGGCCGAGAACATATCTCGCGCCTGCCCATCGGTGCCCAACCAATAGATCATGCCGCCATCTCCGCTGGCACTGCCTGGCGGCAGTTTCGAGTCCAGGATATCGAGGCCGCCAATATCGAAAGGATCTTGGGGCGCGATCCAGGGGGCGAAGATGGCCGCTCCGATCATGATGATCAACATCACCAGGCCCAGCACCGCCAGCTTGCTGGCAAAAAAGTCGCTTATGAAACGGCGTGACGGCGTCAGCGGCCGTGCCAGCGCGGAAGAGGAGCTGCTCATCGGCGGGCCTCCAGACGCACGCGAGGATCAAGCACGGTGTAGATGATGTCCACCACCAGGTTGAGCATGACCAGAAAGAACACGATCAACATCAGATAGGCCACCACCACCGGTCGATCCAGCGTGATGATCGAGTCAATCAACAACTTGCCCATGCCGGGCCACGAGAAAACGGTTTCGGTCACGACGGCGAACGCCACCACCTGCCCCAGTTCCAGCCCCGCGATGGTCACAATGGGGATAAGAATGTTCTTGAGCAAATGCACGCCCAGCACTCGCTTTTCCGACAGGCCTTTGGCGCGAGCGAACTTGATGTAGTCCTGCGGCAAGCTCTCACGTGTGGCCGCGCGCGTGACCCGTACGATGAGCGCACATTTGGCCAGTGCGATAGTGCTGGCCGGCAAAATGATGGCCATCCATCCATTGAGCGTCAACACGCTCAGCGGAATGCCCGCCACGCTCACGGTGGCGCCGCGGCCGCTGGCTGGCAACCAACCCAGGCTGACGGCGAACACCATGATGAGCATCAACCCTACCCAGAAATTGGGCAGCGAAAATCCCAACACGGATCCGGTCATGATGGCCCGCGCGCCCAGCGATCTCGGCCGCAAGCCCGCCAGGATGCCCAAGGGTACGCCGATCACTACCGACAGCGTCATGGCCACCACCGCCAACTCCATCGTGGCGGGCATGCGCTGCAGAATCAGCCGCATGGCAGGCTCGCCGGTCAGGAAACTGTTGCCGAAGTTGCCTTGCACGGCCTGGCCGATAAAAATCAGATACTGTCGCCACAGCGGCTGGTCCAGACCCAAAGCAGCGCGGATGGCGCCGCGTTGCGCCTCCGTGGCTTCAGGGCTGGCCAGCATCGAGACCGGGTCGCCCACCATGTAGATGCCGGCAAAGACCACTGCCGACATGACCAGCATCACGACTACAGTCTGCAGCAGCCTGCGTATGATGGTTGCAAGCATGCGGCCGCCCGATTACGGCTTAGGCGTCGCGTTCTGCGCCAATGTCGTCTGATCCGGCCGCCCCTTGTAGCGCACATCGTCCTTCATGGCCCAGACCGACAATTCGAAATGCACCGGCAGCATGGCGTAATCGTCCATGGCCAGATTGCTGGCCTTTTGCAGCAGCTCGGCGCGCTTGCCATCGTCCATCGTGCCGGAGGCCTCGATCACGAGCTTGTCCATGTCCGGGTTCGAGTAACGGCTGCGATTGGTCGTGCCCAGACCGGCCTCCGGGTTACGTGTCACCAGCAACGAGGCCAGCGCATTGGACATCTCACCACTGGTCACCGACCAGCCTGCCAGGTAGGCGCTTAACGCGTAGCTGTCGCGGGCCTTGAAGAACACCGGGGGCGCCAGTGCATCCACATTGGTCTTTACCCCGATACGTGTCCACATCGAGGCAATGGCCTGAGCGACCTTGGCGTCGTTGACATAGCGGCCCGAGGGCGCACCCAGTGTGATCTCAAACCCATTCGGATAGCCCGCCTCCTTGAGCAATGCCTTGGCCTTCTCCACATCCGCTTTAGGAGCCTGGGCATGTTCTTTGGATGCGCCGAACATAGGGTAGGGCAGCAGATTACCCGCAGGCTTGGCCACTCCACCCATGACACGCTCGACAATGGCATCGCGGTTCAACGCCAGCGACAATGCCTCGCGCACCCGTTTGTCCTTCATGGGGTTCTTGTCCGTGCCCTTGACCCCTGGGCTGGGTTCGGCAAATTGGTCCAACGCCACGTAGACCACTCGTACCGAAGGCGTTTCTTCAACATGGAGCTTCTTATTGCTCTTGAGCTTGGGCAGATCATCGGTCGGAGGATCCTCGATCAGATCCACGTCGCCGGCCAGAAGCGCCGCAACCCGTGCCGCTGCATTGGTCATGGGGCGATAAACCACCTTGTCCCAGGCAGGCTTGGGTCCCCAATAGTTGTCGTTGCGCGAAAACACCAATTCGGCGCCACGCTTCCAGGACTCGAATTTATACGGCCCCGTTCCCACCAGGCCATCACCACCGTTGAGTTCGGTCGTCGTCTTTCCTTCGGGAGCAGGCCCCGAAGCGGCCTTCTTGGACATGATGGGCAATTGCGCCAAATTGACCAGCAGGTTCGGCGCAAGCTCCTTGGTGGTGATGCGCACCGTCATCGGGTCCAGGGCCTCGGTCTTGGCCACCGCGCCAAGATAGAGGGTAAACGGCGAAGGGCTGTTGGGAACCTTGGGAATACGGTCGAAACTGAAGACCACATCCTCGGCCGTAAAAGGCGACCCGTCGGAGAACTTCACACCGGGCCGCAGCTTGAACGTCCACACCTTGCCATCGACCGTCCACGATTCGGCCAATCCCGGCTGCGGCTGCAACTTCTCGTCCGTTTCGACCAGGGCATTGAACAACGTCCCGGAAATCTGGGTGTTGGGCGTGAGTGCGTGGTACTGCGGATCCATCGAACTGGGTTCGGTCTTCAACGCGATGACGAGGTCACGCGCTGAAGCCTGCGTACAGAATGCGAGCAAAACTGCCGCCGCGCCACAGCTCAAACTACGCGAAAATCGACATGCCATCTGGATCTCCAAGAGAGTTTCGAATCCGAGTGCCGCGCAGTCAACATAACCAGCAACCTTTGTGCTGCGCAACAGTTATATTCCCCTATTGCCCCTTACCGCTGTTCTGATTCCAACTGCCATGAGCAATGCTTTTCCCATCGCCGCCATCGCCACCGCTCCTGGCCGCGGTGGCATCGGCGTGGTGCGTGTCTCCGGCCCCAGCCTGCACACCTATGTCCGCGCGCTGCTGGGCCGCGAACTCGCACCACGCCATGCGCACTACCTGCCATTTACCGACGCGCATGGACAAGCCATCGACGAAGGCATAGCCATCTATTTCCGAGGCCCGAGCTCCTACACCGGCGAAGACGTGCTCGAGTTGCAGGGCCATGGCGGCCCGGCCGTGCTCAAACGCCTGTTGGCACGCTGTCTGGAAGCCGGTCGCGACATCGGTCTGCGTCTGGCCGAACCGGGCGAGTTCACACGCCGTGCCTTTCTGAATGACCGCATCGACCTGGCCCAGGCCGAAGCCGTTGCCGACCTCATCGACGCCTCTTCCGAAGCCGCGGCGCGCGGCGCGATGGCTTCGCTGTCAGGCGAGTTTTCCCAACGTGTCACGGCCCTGGCCGACCGTATCGTTCATCTGCGCATGCTGGTCGAAGCCACTCTGGATTTTCCCGAAGAAGAAATCGACTTCCTCGAAAAGTATCAGGCCCGCCCGACCCTGGACGGCCTGCGCACCGACCTCGACACGCTCATTGTTCAGGCCCGTCAGGGCGTCATCCTGCGTGAGGGTCTGCATGTCGTGCTGGCCGGCCAACCCAACGTGGGCAAAAGCAGTCTGCTCAATGCGCTGGCCGGCGACGACGTCGCCATCGTCACTCCCATCGCCGGGACTACACGTGACAAGGTCGTGCAGGAAATCCACATTGACGGCGTACCGCTGCATATTGTCGATACGGCGGGTTTGCGCGACACCGAGGACACGGTCGAGAGCATAGGCATTGCGCGCAGCTGGAAAGAAATCGAACGCGCCGACGTCATTCTGCATCTGCAGGACGCCAGCGCCCCCGGCGACATCCTCGATGCCGAGATCACCGCGCGCCTGCCTGCGCGCACGCCAGTGCTTACGGTCTTGAACAAGATAGACCTGTTGACCTTGCCTGCGGAACTGCGTGCCGACCAGATCGGCATCTCCGCCAAGCAAGGATTGGGTCTGGATGCACTGCGCGCGCGACTGCTGCGGCTGGCCGGCTGGAACCCCGGCGCAGAATCCCCCTGGCTGGCTCGCGAACGTCACCTGCATGCTTTGCAGGCCGCGCACGAGCATCTGGACATTGCCGCCCTGCACGCCAGCCACGACGACCGTGTACTGGATCTGTTTGCCGAAGAGCTGCGTTTAGCGCATGACAGCCTGTCGAGCATTACGGGCCGGTTTACCAGCGACGATCTGCTGGGCGAGATTTTCTCCAGTTTCTGCATCGGGAAGTAAACCTTGCGCCACCCGGCACCTTGCCGGCAGGCTGGCAAGGTGCTCCCAACGTCGAGCGAGCACCTTTGTTCAACGCTTATGATGGCGAATTCGCAACCACCACAGGACCGCGCAGCTTGAACGCACCGGATACGCCCCAAGATCCTTTTCTTTTCCTGGAGTCGCTGGACAGTCGTAAGGCAGAACAGTGGGTCAGCACGCAGAACGCGCGTACCCTTGAACACCTTGACCAGGATCCCTCCATCGCCGCGCTGACCGAGCGCCTGGTGGACATCTATGATTCTCCGGATCGCATCGTGACGTGCTCGCGGCACGGCGATTGGGCCTATAACACCTGGACGGATGCTGAACATCCACTCGGCCTTGTGCGACGCGCGCCATGGCAGGACTGGCTTGCCGGTACGGCCGTGTGGGAAACCGTGCTCGATGTGGATGCGTTAGCCATCAATAGCACCCATTCTGACGGAACACGCTGGACGCTGGCGGATTTTGATCTGCGCTACCCTGATGGCGAACGCGCGTTGGTCGCACTTGCTCCGGACGGCTCGGATGCTTGCATCATTCGTGAATTCGATGTGGCAACGCGCAGCTTCGTGCCCGATGGTTTCCAGCTATTGCAGCCCGGTCAAAACAGCATGGACTGGATCGATCGCGACACCGTCTATGTGGGATGGGACGATAGTGCCGATAACGACAAGGCGCAGCTCACCGATGCCGGTCATCCGCGTTTTGTACGCCGCTGGCGGCGCGGCACGCCGCTGGATCAGGCGCCCATCGCGTTAGAGTGTGCCAGCACCGACATTTCGGTTCATGCTTGGTATGACTATGAGCTGAAACGCCATCTCGCCGTGCGTTATCTCAGCATGTGGAGTACCGACTGGCTATGGCTGGATGAAGCTGCCGGCCAATGGCGTCGGTATGACGTTCCGGCCGACGCGGAGATAAGCGAGTGGCATGAGTGGATGTTCATCCATCTGCGATCCGAATGGAAAACTGCCGGCGGCAACTATGCCAGCGGCAGTTTGCTGGCCATCGAACGTGAACGCTTTCTGGCGGCCGATATGCGCGCGGACGTGTTGTTTCATGCAGGCCCACGCCCCGTACTGGCCGACTTGGACTTCACGCTCAATTACCTCATCCTCACCGAGCGCCACGATTGCGTCACGCACTTGCGCCGCCTGAAACCCGGCGCGACAGGCTGGCAATCCGAACCCATCGTCACGCCCGCGGACAGCGCGGTGACCATGACAGCGATAGACAGCCTGCGTGATGACTCCGTGCTGGTGCATGTCGACCATTTTCTGCAACCCACTGCCCTCTATCATGCCCAGGCCAGTGATGTCAGTCCCAATGACTGGCACTTATTGGCACGCCTGCCGCCACAGTTTGATACCACGGGCATGCGCGCCGAATTGCGCTACGCCGACGCCGCCGACGGCACGCAGATTCCCTATTGGTTGATCGGCCGCCTGTCTGCGCAGCCACAGCCTTGCCTGCTCTACGGTTACGGCGGTTTCGAAGAGGCGCTGGACGAGCCCGCCTATCTGGCCACAGCCGGCGCCAGTTGGCTGGAGGCGGGCGGCCTTTATGCCATTGCCTGCATCCGCGGCGGCGGTGAGTTCGGGCCAGCCTGGCATCAGGCCGCCCTGCGCGAAAAACGTCAGGTTGCCTTCGACGACTTCATCGCCGTGGCGCAGGCTCTGACGGATACCGGAGCCACCACCGCGCAGCAGCTTGCCATCAGTGGTGCAAGCAATGGCGGTCTGCTGGTGGCCGCATGCATGGTGCAACGTCCCGAACTCTTCGCAGCGGTGCTGTGCGCAGTACCGGTACTGGACATGCTGCGCTTTCATCGACTTCTGCAAGGCGCCACCTGGATCGATGAGTATGGCGACCCGGATGATGCCAAGGCGCGCGGCTGGTTGCTGGCGTATTCGCCTTATCATCAAGTCAAAGCGGGCGTGAAATACCCCGCCGTGCTTTTTACGACGTCAACCTCTGATGACCGAGTGCACCCGGCTCATGCCCGCAAGATGGCCGCCAGAATGCAGGCGCAAGGCCATGACCGGGTTTGGTACCTGGAACGCCGCGATGGCGGCCACGGCGCCGGTGTCGAGGCGCGCAGCATTGCGCACGCCGAAGCGCTGGAAACCTGCTTTCTGTGGAGATCCGTCACACAATGAGCAACGCGTGGCCCCCGGCCTGAGGCGACGCGCTTGTCTCAGGTCGCGCTGCCATATATCTGACGGCATACATCGCGCAAGGCCTGGGCAAACAGGCCATCCACCTCTCGGGCCTGACTGTCTTTACGCGTGAAAAGTGCGATCGGCGGCAGTGCCCATTCAAAGCTGAAAGGCACGATGGCCACGCCGGCGATGCGCACGAGCTCGTCGGCGATATCTGCCGGCAGGGCAGAAACCGCGCGCTCGCTAGCGGCCACCATCTCCCCGATGAGTTTGGAAGAGTTGGTTTCCACCACCGGCTTGGGTGGAGCCAACCCTTGGCCAAGAAAAAGCGCCGCCACCTGATCGCGCATAGGCGTCTGCGCGGTGCCCAATATCCAATCCAGTCCGGCCAGATCCTCCCAATCAACCCGACCACGCGCCAACCGGGCCGCCAGACGGCGGCTCGCCACCAATCGCGGCCGTTGCCGGTACAGCACTTCGAACTGCAGCATATCCCGCATAGGCCGCGCCGCGGCCCGGGCCAGCACCGCGTCCAGGGCATGTTCCTGCAGCAGTCCGAGCAGGACATCGCTGGTCGCCTCGTGCACCGTCACCGTCAAACGCCTGCCACCCGGCAGCGCGCGCGCAATGGCGGACGAAATCAATTGTCCCGAAACAAAGGGAATGACCCCCACGTTTATGTGGGCGGCGTGGCCACTGGCAGCAGCCTCCATGTCGCGGGCCAGATGATCCAGGTCCTGCAACATCGTCTGAGCCCGGGCCAGTGCAATATCCCCCAACGCCGTTGGCACCATTCCCCGCGCCGAACGGGTAAACAGCGGCGCGCCGAACATGGACTCGATCTCGGCCAGCGCACTGGTCACTGCGGGCTGACTGGTCGCCATGTGTTGTGCGACCCGAGTCAACGATCCATGCTGGCGGATGAGCAGCAATAGGCGCAGATGGCGCATTTTAAGCCGCGAGGCCAGGCGGTGCAGAATTTCCGCCGCATGCAACGACACGATATGACCCCGGTTAACGTTCGATTTGATTCCCAGCACTATAAATCAATACTTATGTACTTATAAAAACCTCAAATCACTAGCTTATGGGTTGACTTTAGACTCGCATCATTGCCAACCCGCATCGCCCCGATGCCGGCACGTTACAAGCGAGATATTCATGCCCCAACATCCCAACGACCGCCAGGCAGCGCTGGATTACCACGAGTTTCCCGTTCCGGGAAAAATCGCCATCACCGCTTCCAAGCCGCTGGTCACGCAACGCGATCTGGGTCTGACCTACACACCTGGCGTGGCCGCGGCCTGTGAAGAAATCGTCGACGACCCGGTCAACGCCTTTCGCTATACCGCGCGCGGCAATCTGGTGGGCGTGATATCCAACGGCACGGCAGTGCTGGGTCTGGGCAACATCGGTGCGCTGGCCTCCAAGCCCGTGATGGAAGGCAAGGCCGTGCTCTTTAAGAAGTTTGCCGGCCTGGATGTGTTTGACATCGAAATCAACGAGACCGACCCGGACAAACTGGTCGACATCATTGCGGGCCTGGAGCCCACCTTTGGTGGGATCAATCTCGAGGACATCAAGGCGCCGGAGTGTTTCACCGTCGAGCGCAAGCTGCGCGAGCGCATGAAGATCCCCGTCTTCCATGACGACCAGCATGGCACGGCGATCACCGTGAGCGCGGCCTTCATCAACGGCTTGAGGGTCGTGGGCAAGGACATCGCCAAGGTCAAGGTCGTCAGTTCGGGCGCGGGCGCGGCGGCCCTGGCTTGCCTGAGTCTCATGGTCGATCTGGGCCTGCCTATCGAAAACGTCTGGGTTACCGATATCGAAGGCGTGGTCTACGAAGGCCGCACCGCGCTGATGGATTCGGACAAAGCGCGTTTTGCGCAAAAGACCGATACCCGCAAGCTGGCCGAGGTCATCGCCGACGCCGACGTGTTTCTGGGCCTGTCGGCCGGGGGCGTGCTCAAGCCCGAGATGGTGGCCACCATGGCGGCGCGCCCGCTGATTCTGGCGCTGGCCAATCCGACGCCCGAAATCCTGCCTGAAGAGGCACACGCCGTACGCGATGACATCGTCATGGCCACCGGCCGCTCGGACTACCCCAACCAGGTCAACAACGTCCTGTGCTTTCCGTATATTTTTCGCGGCGCGTTGGACGTCGGCGCCACCACCATCACGCCCGCCATGGAGCGGGCGGCCGTCTATGCCATCGCCGGCCTGGCTCAGGAAGAAGCCAATGACGTCGTGGCTGCTGCCTATGGCACTTATGACTTGTCCTTCGGCCCGGATTACCTCATCCCCAAGCCGTTCGACCCGCGCCTGATCGTACGCATCGCACCGGCCGTGGCACGTGCGGCCATGGAAGATGGCGTGGCCACGCGCCCCATCGCCGACCTCGACGCCTATGTCGAGCAGCTGCAGCAATTCGTCTATCACTCGGGCGCGTTCATGAAGCCCCTGTTTGCCATCGCCAAGCAAGTCGTGCGCGATCAAGGCCGCGCACGCATCGTGTTTACCGAAGGCGAAGACGAACGTGTCTTGCGTGCCGTACAGGTCATCGTTGACGAAAAACTCGCCAAACCCATTCTGGTGGGGCGGCCTTCGGTGCTGTTGTCACGCATCGAAAAATTCGGCCTGCGCCTGCGCCTGGGCGAAGATGTCGAAGTGACCAATCCTGAATACGACGAGCGCTTTCATCAGTACTGGACGACCTACTGGGAGCTGATGAACCGCCGGGGTATCAGCAAGGAAATGGCTCGCGTGGAAATGCGCCGCCGCATGACCTTGATCGGCGCCATGATGGTACGTCTGGGCGACGCCGACGGCATGGTTTGCGGGGCAGTAGGCGCCTATCACGACCACCTGCGCTTCGTCGACGAAGTGCTCGGCATGCGCCCGGGGCCAAGACCTATGCGGCCATGAATATTCTGCTGCTCGATCAACGCACAGTGGCCTTGGTCGACACTCATGTCAACGATGACCCGAGTGCTGAACAAATCGCCGAGTTCACCATCGCCGCAGCCGAAGAGATGCGCCGCCTGAATCTGGCGCCCAAA comes from Bordetella holmesii ATCC 51541 and encodes:
- a CDS encoding oligopeptide/dipeptide ABC transporter, ATP-binding, C-terminal domain protein; this encodes MDSPLLSLQGLEMRFERKVDLAGRIANCFGAGLKNQVVQAVAGVDLDVGAGEVIGIVGESGCGKSTLGRMVAGILPPTAGSIRYRGEDVARLNAPSRRRYELAVQMIFQDPYASLNPRMRVTDIIGEAPVAHGLVRRAERDAYVAGLMRQVGLDPTYAQRYPHQFSGGQRQRIGIARALALQPTIIVCDEAVAALDVSIQAQVINLFEQLRRELGLTYLFISHNLGVVAYISDRVAIMYLGCIVELASTERIFGQANHPYTQALLRELPTLDTARREYRPIQGELPSPLAPPQGCAFHPRCPNALPLCRQQRPVLREISPGHWSACHLNGVP
- a CDS encoding oligopeptide/dipeptide ABC transporter, ATP-binding, C-terminal domain protein codes for the protein MHTAPVLEVENLKTQFFTRAGVVKAVDGVDLHLQQGEILGLVGESGSGKSITGFSLMGLLDEPGRVVEGAIRLEGEDLRQADARRWRALRGSEMAMIFQDPMMTLNPVLRVDTQMVEAVQAHHDVSRSKAMARALEVLTMVGIPSPRERLRTYPHELSGGMRQRVAIAIALLNSPRVIIADEPTTALDVTIQAQILYEVRRLCRETGTALIWITHDLAVVAGLADRIAVMYAGRIVETGSTEDVIEHALHPYTQGLMASIPSARLRGQPLAQIPGMTPSLLNLPEGCAFRQRCPRATEACLREPQLQSLQPGHEVRCWHAGPA
- a CDS encoding N-terminal TM domain of oligopeptide transport permease C family protein; protein product: MSSSSSALARPLTPSRRFISDFFASKLAVLGLVMLIIMIGAAIFAPWIAPQDPFDIGGLDILDSKLPPGSASGDGGMIYWLGTDGQARDMFSAIVYGMRTSLLVGAVSVAAAFVIGAAVGLVAAYFGGRIDALLMRLVDIQLSFPAILVALILLAILGKGVDKVIIALVVVQWAYFARAARGAALVERGKEYVEAARCMSLSWTRVLFRHVLPNCMPPLIVIATIDLAHAIALEATLSFLGVGVPVTEPSLGMLIANGFEYLLSGTYWISFFPGIALALLIIAINLVGDHLRDVLNPRNQT
- a CDS encoding binding--dependent transport system inner membrane component family protein, with amino-acid sequence MMLVMSAVVFAGIYMVGDPVSMLASPEATEAQRGAIRAALGLDQPLWRQYLIFIGQAVQGNFGNSFLTGEPAMRLILQRMPATMELAVVAMTLSVVIGVPLGILAGLRPRSLGARAIMTGSVLGFSLPNFWVGLMLIMVFAVSLGWLPASGRGATVSVAGIPLSVLTLNGWMAIILPASTIALAKCALIVRVTRAATRESLPQDYIKFARAKGLSEKRVLGVHLLKNILIPIVTIAGLELGQVVAFAVVTETVFSWPGMGKLLIDSIITLDRPVVVAYLMLIVFFLVMLNLVVDIIYTVLDPRVRLEARR
- a CDS encoding bacterial extracellular solute-binding s, 5 Middle family protein; translation: MACRFSRSLSCGAAAVLLAFCTQASARDLVIALKTEPSSMDPQYHALTPNTQISGTLFNALVETDEKLQPQPGLAESWTVDGKVWTFKLRPGVKFSDGSPFTAEDVVFSFDRIPKVPNSPSPFTLYLGAVAKTEALDPMTVRITTKELAPNLLVNLAQLPIMSKKAASGPAPEGKTTTELNGGDGLVGTGPYKFESWKRGAELVFSRNDNYWGPKPAWDKVVYRPMTNAAARVAALLAGDVDLIEDPPTDDLPKLKSNKKLHVEETPSVRVVYVALDQFAEPSPGVKGTDKNPMKDKRVREALSLALNRDAIVERVMGGVAKPAGNLLPYPMFGASKEHAQAPKADVEKAKALLKEAGYPNGFEITLGAPSGRYVNDAKVAQAIASMWTRIGVKTNVDALAPPVFFKARDSYALSAYLAGWSVTSGEMSNALASLLVTRNPEAGLGTTNRSRYSNPDMDKLVIEASGTMDDGKRAELLQKASNLAMDDYAMLPVHFELSVWAMKDDVRYKGRPDQTTLAQNATPKP
- the trmE gene encoding tRNA modification GTPase TrmE produces the protein MSNAFPIAAIATAPGRGGIGVVRVSGPSLHTYVRALLGRELAPRHAHYLPFTDAHGQAIDEGIAIYFRGPSSYTGEDVLELQGHGGPAVLKRLLARCLEAGRDIGLRLAEPGEFTRRAFLNDRIDLAQAEAVADLIDASSEAAARGAMASLSGEFSQRVTALADRIVHLRMLVEATLDFPEEEIDFLEKYQARPTLDGLRTDLDTLIVQARQGVILREGLHVVLAGQPNVGKSSLLNALAGDDVAIVTPIAGTTRDKVVQEIHIDGVPLHIVDTAGLRDTEDTVESIGIARSWKEIERADVILHLQDASAPGDILDAEITARLPARTPVLTVLNKIDLLTLPAELRADQIGISAKQGLGLDALRARLLRLAGWNPGAESPWLARERHLHALQAAHEHLDIAALHASHDDRVLDLFAEELRLAHDSLSSITGRFTSDDLLGEIFSSFCIGK
- a CDS encoding prolyl oligopeptidase family protein; translated protein: MNAPDTPQDPFLFLESLDSRKAEQWVSTQNARTLEHLDQDPSIAALTERLVDIYDSPDRIVTCSRHGDWAYNTWTDAEHPLGLVRRAPWQDWLAGTAVWETVLDVDALAINSTHSDGTRWTLADFDLRYPDGERALVALAPDGSDACIIREFDVATRSFVPDGFQLLQPGQNSMDWIDRDTVYVGWDDSADNDKAQLTDAGHPRFVRRWRRGTPLDQAPIALECASTDISVHAWYDYELKRHLAVRYLSMWSTDWLWLDEAAGQWRRYDVPADAEISEWHEWMFIHLRSEWKTAGGNYASGSLLAIERERFLAADMRADVLFHAGPRPVLADLDFTLNYLILTERHDCVTHLRRLKPGATGWQSEPIVTPADSAVTMTAIDSLRDDSVLVHVDHFLQPTALYHAQASDVSPNDWHLLARLPPQFDTTGMRAELRYADAADGTQIPYWLIGRLSAQPQPCLLYGYGGFEEALDEPAYLATAGASWLEAGGLYAIACIRGGGEFGPAWHQAALREKRQVAFDDFIAVAQALTDTGATTAQQLAISGASNGGLLVAACMVQRPELFAAVLCAVPVLDMLRFHRLLQGATWIDEYGDPDDAKARGWLLAYSPYHQVKAGVKYPAVLFTTSTSDDRVHPAHARKMAARMQAQGHDRVWYLERRDGGHGAGVEARSIAHAEALETCFLWRSVTQ
- a CDS encoding bacterial regulatory helix-turn-helix, lysR family protein, encoding MSLHAAEILHRLASRLKMRHLRLLLLIRQHGSLTRVAQHMATSQPAVTSALAEIESMFGAPLFTRSARGMVPTALGDIALARAQTMLQDLDHLARDMEAAASGHAAHINVGVIPFVSGQLISSAIARALPGGRRLTVTVHEATSDVLLGLLQEHALDAVLARAAARPMRDMLQFEVLYRQRPRLVASRRLAARLARGRVDWEDLAGLDWILGTAQTPMRDQVAALFLGQGLAPPKPVVETNSSKLIGEMVAASERAVSALPADIADELVRIAGVAIVPFSFEWALPPIALFTRKDSQAREVDGLFAQALRDVCRQIYGSAT